A genomic window from Triticum urartu cultivar G1812 chromosome 7, Tu2.1, whole genome shotgun sequence includes:
- the LOC125522033 gene encoding NAC domain-containing protein 105-like: MEESSCNTVPPGFRFHPTEEELVGYYLARKVSSHKIDLDIIQEVDLYRIEPWDLQERCGKYGGGGGGQEDPTTEYYFFSYKDRKYPSGTRTNRATAAGFWKATGRDKPVLSSSSSSPAAVIGMRKTLVFYRGRAPNGRKTDWIIHEYRLQSNEHAPTQEEGWVVCRAFVKPVTSQQHRLSYGGGGYPTMNGSYSSASNYYYYDNPNARLMVAGGGPPHDQHVLAAESKQQVQLFPSDLPPPLQSPTFDGEGEGDISQISGGCSSADQQLAAAAGTIDWNLWSSLLPSTAPQLFHGQTMTPPPAANSSSSKNT; the protein is encoded by the exons ATGGAGGAGTCCTCTTGCAACACGGTGCCCCCGGGGTTCAGGTTCCACCCCACGGAGGAGGAGCTCGTCGGCTACTACCTCGCCCGGAAGGTCTCCTCCCACAAGATCGACCTCGACATCATCCAGGAGGTCGACCTCTACCGGATCGAGCCGTGGGATCTTCAAG AGAGGTGCGGCAagtacggcggcggcggaggagggcaGGAAGATCCGACGACGGAGTACTACTTCTTTAGCTACAAGGACCGCAAGTACCCCAGCGGCACGCGCACCAACCGCGCCACGGCCGCCGGCTTCTGGAAGGCCACCGGGAGGGACAAGCCGGTGCTCTCCTCGTCCTCGTCGTCTCCCGCGGCCGTGATCGGCATGAGAAAGACGCTTGTCTTCTACCGCGGCCGCGCCCCCAACGGCCGCAAGACCGACTGGATCATCCATGAGTACCGCCTCCAGTCCAACGAGCACGCGCCCACACAG GAGGAAGGGTGGGTGGTGTGCCGCGCGTTCGTGAAGCCGGTGACCAGCCAGCAGCACAGGCTGTCCTACGGCGGCGGCGGGTACCCGACGATGAACGGCAGCTACAGCTCCGCCTCCAATTACTACTACTACGACAACCCTAACGCGCGCCTGATGGTCGCCGGCGGGGGTCCGCCACATGATCAGCATGTTCTGGCGGCGGAGTCCAAGCAGCAGGTGCAGCTGTTCCCCTCCGACCTGCCGCCGCCACTCCAGAGCCCGACCTTcgacggcgagggcgagggcgacaTCTCGCAGATCAGCGGTGGGTGTAGCAGTGCGGATCAGCAGCTGGCGGCTGCTGCTGGGACGATCGACTGGAACCTGTGGAGCAGCTTGCTGCCGTCCACGGCGCCACAGCTCTTCCACGGCCAGACAATGacgccgccgccggcagccaaTTCGAGCTCCTCCAAGAACACTTAA